Below is a window of Impatiens glandulifera chromosome 2, dImpGla2.1, whole genome shotgun sequence DNA.
TAAGGGGTTACTTGGACActcttcatcaaacaaggcctaaatctGACAATTGAAGAACCATACAAACCAACACAAGAGCAGACaaaacaacataaataataGGTAAATgcagttttttttcttttggataGAAGCAAAAACCTGCAGCCAAAGTTGTGGTCCAGCACCAACCGGAGCACCCGGTGCCTTCCCAGGAAGAGTCGAAGGACTAGCAGAACTCCAGTAATCCATACCAATGTTTAAATTTGTAGTTGGGCCATGAAGACTACCTGGAGCCCCTGAAGCCGGCATTTGCATAATCCCCATAGTTTGATTCACCATTGTAAGAGGCACCTTTGATCCACCATTCTGAAGACCATGCATTGCACCACCATTTTGAGATGCTTCAGCTATAACATGACACCATCAAAACCCTTAAGTGGAATATTCCATAATTGCCACAtagtgatttgatttttttgatgTAACACTTAAAAACCAGACCTTCAGAAGATTCGTGCTTACCTCCTGACTTTGACGGAGAGTCCTGCAGGAAATATGACCATCCAAAGAAGCAGCATGAGAAAGGGATTATAGGGTTCAAGCTTCAAGACTGTAAACAGATAAAAATGGGGATATGGACATGAAAATGCTACAGTTTTACAACAAAGCATTCCTCACAAGATGAACAAATATGATGTACCTTGCAGGAAAATGATTTATTGCAAGTTTAAAAGAATTGGGAGAATCCCATGGACTCTTTTGCTTTAATTATTGAATGTTCTAATTAATTTGGCAGGATCTAAGAGATTCTCTATAATGTTCACTGTATACTCTGGTTCTTGATGAGCTTAGAGAGGATTGCAGTGCTTGGAAGCATTCCAAAGGTGGAATTTTCGGTCAAGACCTATAACTCTTGAATTTGACATGTGAATGATCCATGGTCAGAAATTTTAGTTTCATTCAGAAGCTCCAATAAAAAGGAAAATCTGAGTCTAATGTGCTACACTTAATTAGGAGTCTACAGTTGAAAATTTAACAAGAAGGGGTTTCTCTAAGGGCAGCTATTGTGCACACCTTATCTTAAAGGTAACAAAAAGTAATTTGCAACCACTCTTAGATGCCCAAATTATGTGTCATCTTGTCCTACGAATTCTAATGGATGATTCCTTGacatatcaaaagatacaaataCACAGGAAAGTATTGTTGTTTAAATAAGATCAAAAGAAGCATGTCACTTTACTTCTTTTTGTTTACATTGGTGTAAGTGAAGTTGCTCATGGCGGAACTATCTCTGTTTTGCAAATTGGGAACTACAAGTCTAGATCAATATGTGCATGCTACTGAAATCTAGGATTTTGCTGTATGTTTCTCTTAACCTGGTTGGGCCTAAGTttacttttgtgttttttatccCTTCACTTGTATATCTTTACCTTTCTAAAGAAACAGAAAACACTCAATCAGTTAGAATCACACTACATGTTTGGCTAAAAAAAGGTAACCTGTCAACAAAATAGCACtcattttacatatttaatattttataacttttcaTGCTATATACTCCAGTTACAGTTTTGAACAAAGAGGCAATCTGAAAAGAAAACACCTACATCTTGTGAGTTTGTATCACTGCCTTCACTTGAACCACCTTCACTCCCACTCTCAGCACTGCACATATCAAAAGAAGCTTTAGTCTCCAGATCAGCTTACTCTTAGTAAGGAAATGTTcataaaattatgaaggtaaAACATGATGCAAATATCAGCAATCTTGcacacattaaaaaatattccttGGTCAGAAAGACAGCTTACTCTTGATAACTACCCTAATGATAAAAAAGGGAAGCATGATAAAGACTTCagataaatggaaatataaattatgcTGATTAAAAAGGATAACCTCTCTCAATAAAACTTATAGACTTGAAAAGACACATAAAGCTAGTCTACTTAGTCACCCATTTGTACTTTAGCTCTTCATGTATAGAACATTATCCTAACTGGAAAGATATGTATAAAGGCATCAACATACAAGGGAAAATTTTCTCCTTCAATTTCCAAATGTGCAATCTTGGCTTAATTTAAACAACTATTGACTTTATTTCTGCAATCTTTTCCATATAAACAGATATTCCTACTATCACCAAATGCTTAAGGGTTCCAAATTATGATGAAAAGAATGTGAGCCTAATGAATAATACAAAAACCTGCAAAGCAGATTGAATGCTGTGACATGTTCCATCTGCAATTGAAAATAATACATGTTCAATCTAAAAGAGGTGTCTACAAGCAGGCAGATCAACAAGGTAAATACAACTTACCTTTTGGAATAGACTCCATTTACTGATGGTCCTGATGCTTTACCAGACTCATTGTTTTTGCCCGTAATCATACTCAAACTGCCTAAACTTCCCTTCGATCTTTTAATCGGAAGTTTTTCCTTCCCATCCGGTAACTTTCCATCTGCTTCTATGCTGCCAGTGCCAGGTGTGTTACcctaattgtattttaatggtCATATGTCAACCGAAAAAATGAGAGTTATCTATCAGCAAGACAAGCAATAATGTGCAGATCAGTTTACTCACAGAAGCTTCAACCATTCCATTAGTTGAAGGCATGGGAAATGGACTGAAAGGATAAGATCCCTGTTTAAGTTGAAAACACGGAGTACAAAGTTAAAAGGGTTGAAGGAAAAGAACGGATAGTTTATTCACCAAAATGCCATCAGCAAGAGATTACCGCAGGTATAGATGGATGTGCATATATACCACTGTGGGGATACATAGCCACATATGGGGGTGTAGGTGTACCATAAGGTGGCATAATGGGCTGCACgtgaccaaaaataaaatttcaacaaGAGCCTGATAGAACAAATACGTATAGCTATTGTGACAAAAAAGAAATTTGCAGAACTAAGAAACTTGATATAATAAGTGGCCAACATTAGCCAGAGATGTAAAGGAAGCACAAGGCCTATTTTGATGTGatttaaatccaaataatctCATCATTAATCACTTCTtccatcaaatcatcaactaaaataaccttactttattctttataacattttaattaagtaCTAGATatattttggtcatttaaacaaaataatcacTTTATCGTCAAAcagattttattttcaaaaaaagaatAGTTTATTGCAAAAAAAACAGATGAAACAAGCTCTAAGTTTTCTATGATAGGAAAAGAGGGGCCCAACATGATACATGGGCTCCTCCGGTCCCTTTTGAGCTCTAGATTTCATTTTATAGGATCTTTGTTGTTGATACTTTTTGAGTCTTgattattaatgaaatgatttcaTCCTTTCAGAAAACAAGCCCCAAGTTTTTCATGTATTAGAATAGTAATATTAAATGAAGAATCTCTTTAAAGCATAGAACCATTGCTAGATGGTCTAGAAGGTACAAGCATACATAAGAAATGCAATCTCATATTCTCATTTCTTCTAATTCTTAATTCAGGGGATAATACCAGGAAAGGAATCATTCATCAGATTGGTCAAAACATAAAGAAGACATATCAGAATCATTCATCAGATTTGTCGCACAATGGGCAATAAACTAAACTAGTTAAATGTGCAGACATTTTAGATTAGAGAAACCTACATCATTTTTATGGAAACAGACATAAAAACTCTGCAAAGTCTTTTAAATTCAGGATTTTGACAAATATGGAAATTTTGTGATCCGTTGAACCTTCAAAGTAGAATCTGAAGCaagttttgaataattaatcaGGCTAAACATTTTTCAATGTCTCTGAGGTAGCATGTCAAAATCATACAAGAAATCTAGGTTTGCATAAGAGAAATCCACACCATGAGCAAATAAAGACATGTAAGTAAAATGAAAAACCATTCTAAcccaaaatgaaaaagaaaaaagatcaCCTGAACTCCCCACATGTAAGGATGAGCTTGAGGACTTGATGCTAAGAACCCATGAGGAGGCATATGAGCGTATGGCTGTTGCAAAAGAGAAGGTTAAAAGATCAATCTAAAAGCTCAAAACTTTACCGAAAAACAAAACAGACACAAAGGCTTCGACTTTAGGACCTGAAAACCAGACCAGTCCGCAGTAACTGTGCCTGTGGCAGCTGGTGACTGTTCCTAAAAAgatccaaaaacaaaatcatggaTTTTAATACCTTCTATAATAAGGTCACTGAaattacaaagaaaaaaacCTGCGAAGTGGGTATTTGTGTCTCTTTCCCATCCTTCCCCTCTTTTGGTGGCTTATCTATCTCCCTACTTCCCATAATTCAATAGCACCAGTAACTCAAAAGCTACTTAAATCATACTACAACCAAGAACCTTCCAACTGCAGTAACGGTTTTGTCACATTTCCAATGTATGTTTCTCTTCATACAGAAAGCAAAAGCTACATAGACAATTCACGAGAAATAAATGTGTACAAATCGCTAGCATCACTTTCGAAATCAACAAAAACCCAATAAATAACATCTAGAAATCACATAAAACTTGCCCATTTTGGAAGAAAAACAGTTTTATGACAAAATTTCCAAAAACAATCTACATACCACAACAGAAAGGGGGGGATTTTAGACCAAATCCAAAAAAACCCACGCTAGTGAGTCAAGTCGGCGCCTTTAATAAATTGATGAACAAGGTCGGAGTTCTCAATCAATCGAGCAAGGAATCCTAGGTTAGGATATAGGATTCAACGATTTGAACCGGTAAAGACAAGAAATTTGAAGAGGGAATCATAGATTTGGAAACAGAAGGTTAGGGTTCTTTCCAAAAATTGGAAGAGATCGTTGTTAGGGCAAGGCGCAACACTGTTGCGGAGGATCAGCAGCATGCAGGAGAGGAACTCAATCTGCTCCGCTACGAGATCTCTTTCCCTGGATTTTCAGCCGATGGATGGATTTTGATGATTGAATGGCTCAGATTTGTTTCATGTATAATTAAAGTCAATGGttatatttacataataaaaataataataataatgattattagatttattacataataatagatggtatattttagtttattataatttcaagatattttgtatttatagaaTGAGACTAGCTTAAGAAAAATATGAGCAAGAATATACATCTTACAAGAGAATTATTAACTCATAGACTGAATCCAATGATTTTTACAAATGAATCTCAAAAATCAtaacaataataacattataaattatacacATTAAATAATTAcgataattaaaaaatttaaataaaaaataaccaaattcattaaaaaaaatgacctGGATGGTTACCCAAAAATCTAGGTTGATCGTATCAATCTactcaattaaaaattttaaacaatcttAACCTTAACTTAGGCATCCCAACGAACCTTCACTCATATTCAAGATATCATCACCCTAACAATACAAAAGTATGTGAGTTAACGATCTAgacataaatataaaacaatttatatactCTATTTTGTTATTATCTTTTACTCTAAAAAGTTGGGTTGCTCATTTATGATAACAATAACTTATTCTTACTCTcttatacattaaaattttaatttgataatataatttcattaaaattctaattgaGTCTCGTTTACTTTATATTAGAAGTTCCCAACATGAATACATTtgtttaaatattgaattatactattataataaaCCATTTGATACCCTCTTTAATGAtaacaaataaca
It encodes the following:
- the LOC124924106 gene encoding bZIP transcription factor 68-like isoform X1, which produces MGSREIDKPPKEGKDGKETQIPTSQEQSPAATGTVTADWSGFQPYAHMPPHGFLASSPQAHPYMWGVQPIMPPYGTPTPPYVAMYPHSGIYAHPSIPAGSYPFSPFPMPSTNGMVEASGNTPGTGSIEADGKLPDGKEKLPIKRSKGSLGSLSMITGKNNESGKASGPSVNGVYSKSAESGSEGGSSEGSDTNSQDDSPSKSGGKHESSEAEASQNGGAMHGLQNGGSKVPLTMVNQTMGIMQMPASGAPGSLHGPTTNLNIGMDYWSSASPSTLPGKAPGAPVGAGPQLWLQDERELKRQKRKQSNRESARRSRLRKQAECDELAQRADALKEENASLRSELNHLRSEYDQLLAQNASLKERLGEATGQDDVRPSRNDQNDGGDEAKETSQRE
- the LOC124924106 gene encoding bZIP transcription factor 68-like isoform X2 is translated as MGSREIDKPPKEGKDGKETQIPTSQEQSPAATGTVTADWSGFQPYAHMPPHGFLASSPQAHPYMWGVQPIMPPYGTPTPPYVAMYPHSGIYAHPSIPAGSYPFSPFPMPSTNGMVEASGNTPGTGSIEADGKLPDGKEKLPIKRSKGSLGSLSMITGKNNESGKASGPSVNGVYSKSAESGSEGGSSEGSDTNSQDDSPSKSGAEASQNGGAMHGLQNGGSKVPLTMVNQTMGIMQMPASGAPGSLHGPTTNLNIGMDYWSSASPSTLPGKAPGAPVGAGPQLWLQDERELKRQKRKQSNRESARRSRLRKQAECDELAQRADALKEENASLRSELNHLRSEYDQLLAQNASLKERLGEATGQDDVRPSRNDQNDGGDEAKETSQRE